GCACGGCAGCGTCGAAGTAGGGGGCGTGGCCGTGAATGTGGGCGACAAGGATCGTCGCGCCGGCGCCGCGCAGCCGGGTCAGCACCCGACGATCCCACGGCTCGCCGAAGCGGTCGAACAGGTCGCGAGGCATCGTTGCGGGATGGGCGTGCTGGCTCGAGTAGAAAATCCCGTCCGCGCCGGCCTCAAGCATCGCGATCCCGGTGCGGGCGACATCGTCGGCGAGACGCTCCAGCGCTGCTGCGAATTCGGGCGTCTCCATAGTGTCGCGTGTCAGGGCGTTGCCGACGAGCCGCGCGGCGACGGTGAGTGGACTGAAAAGGGTCTGCAGGATGGGGGTCTCGCCGACTGCGGCGCGCACTTGGCGCACCGTCTCGACCTGCTCTCCAACAGCACCCCACTCGAGCGGCAGCGGCGGCAGCCGCAGCCAGTCCGCGGGCGCATGCACGGGGAAGTCGACGACCCGGGTTGTTCCGAGGTCGTTGCCGGCGAGCTCGGTCTTCACTCCGTAGTCGATCGCTTGGTAGGAACCGGACGGCGTGATCTTGACAATGTCGAGGTCATACTCGCGCTGAAACTGAAGGACGGCGGGAACGAACGACGCAGCGGCGAGGTCGCGGCCCGGGGCATGCTGCCAAAAGGTGAGCGGCGGGCGGTCGGTCTCTTGCCGGCGGAGTGTGGCGAGCACGCGCTCGCGGTGGGTCATCGCAGCCATCCATTCCTCCCCGCTCAAGATACTGGATCACGCAGAGCGCCGTCGTCGGGCGGACGCGAGAGGGCGCGGACCGCGTCTTCGATCTCGCGGATCAAGGTGGCCTCCGCTGCCTCGCTTGCGAAGCGGGGCGCACCGAGGCGGAGAACGATCCGGCGGTAGGTGGGCGGTGCCGCCCAGATTCCGGCGGGGATGATCGGGACCGCTCCCGCGCCCGTACGTTCGGCATACTGAGCGAAGCGAAGGAAGCCGGGGCGAAACGGCAAGATGACAGTGTCGTCTTTCTTCATCCGCCACTCAGGGTCGATCGTCGGGTAGCCTTCGGGAAAGATCGCGACCACTTCGCCGTTGCGGAGCAGCAGGGCGACCTCGCGGAGCGCCCGCTGCAGGTAGGGAAGCACTTCGTCAGGGCGGTAAGCAGGCCGGGCCCGGCACGCGAGGGCATCGCGCCGCAGGACGGTCGGCCAGCCGAGCAGGCCGCAGCCCAGTTCGAGCAGCGCACGCCACCGAGC
This genomic stretch from Dehalococcoidia bacterium harbors:
- a CDS encoding 1-acyl-sn-glycerol-3-phosphate acyltransferase; its protein translation is MRALAAAATRLWLDLTLEGLEHLPERGPALIAARHFHHLYDGAILISRLPRPVRVVVAADWAKDARWRALLELGCGLLGWPTVLRRDALACRARPAYRPDEVLPYLQRALREVALLLRNGEVVAIFPEGYPTIDPEWRMKKDDTVILPFRPGFLRFAQYAERTGAGAVPIIPAGIWAAPPTYRRIVLRLGAPRFASEAAEATLIREIEDAVRALSRPPDDGALRDPVS